Proteins co-encoded in one Brassica rapa cultivar Chiifu-401-42 chromosome A02, CAAS_Brap_v3.01, whole genome shotgun sequence genomic window:
- the LOC103855379 gene encoding putative nuclease HARBI1 — MGDEVDRRLYAVLDEAVDEYIEDTFNNIVENRTVKPKKHAYVERNREEGHNRLWNDYFREDSTFPAQFFRRRFRMNKEVFLRIVNRLSENVTFFQQRRDAVGRLGLSPLQKCTAAIRMLAYGCAADATDEYLRLGESTELSCLTNFTESVIQLFGEEYLRRPTTEDLQRLLDIGEIRGFPGMVGSIDCMHWEWKNCPTAWKGQYTRGSGKPTIVLEAVASQDLWIWHAFFGPPGTLNDINVLDRSPIFDDILQGRAPRVQYVVNGHQYDMAYYLTDGIYPKWSTFIQSISLPQGPKAELFAKVQESTRKDVERAFGVLQSRFAIVKNPAILWDKKQIGMVMRTCIILHNMIVENERNGYTQYDTSEFEEGTSTRSSNVDAPNTSEMPPSLANMLLIRTHLRDRQLHERLKNDLVENIWNKFGNDEDE; from the coding sequence ATGGGAGATGAAGTAGATCGAAGATTATATGCGGTTTTGGATGAGGCGGTCGATGAATATATTGAGGATACATTCAACAACATCGTCGAAAATCGAACAGTCAAACCGAAGAAACATGCATATGTCGAACGAAACCGCGAAGAGGGCCACAACCGTCTATGGAATGATTACTTCCGTGAAGATTCCACATTTCCGGCTCAATTTTTCAGACGCCGTTTCCGCATGAACAAAGAAGTATTCTTGCGTATTGTCAATCGCCTCTCCGAAAATGTTACATTTTTTCAGCAAAGAAGAGATGCTGTCGGACGGTTAGGTCTATCTCCACTACAAAAGTGTACGGCAGCTATTCGTATGCTTGCTTATGGCTGCGCGGCGGACGCCACagacgaatatctccgacttggtgaAAGCACAGAACTTTCGTGTTTAACTAATTTTACAGAAAGCGTAATACAATTATTTGGAGAAGAATATCTACGCAGACCCACTACAGAAGATCTTCAACGACTACTCGACATTGGAGAAATACGTGGCTTTCCTGGAATGgttggaagcatcgattgtatgcattgggagtggaaaaattgCCCAACTGCTTGGAAAGGACAGTACACACGTGGATCAGGaaagccgacaattgtcttGGAGGCTGTCgcttcacaagatctttggatatggcatgcTTTTTTTGGTCCACCAGGtaccttaaacgatattaacgtCCTCGATCGGTCACCtatttttgatgacattttacaaGGTCGAGCTCCAAGGGTACAATACGTGGTCAACGGACACCAATATGATATGGCGTACTACCTCACTGacggtatatatccaaaatggtcaacatttatccaatctatctcacttcctcaaggtcctaaagcagagttatttgctaaagttcaagaatcaacccgaaaagatgtggagcgggcttttggagtattgcaatcTCGATTTGCAATAGTGAAAAACCCGGCTATTTTGTGGGACAAGAAACAGATAGGGATGGTTATGCGAACATGTATCATACTTcacaatatgatagtagaaAATGAACGCAATGGATACACTCAGTATGATACATCTGAATTTGAAGAAGGAACCTCGACCAGAAGTTCGAATGTGGATGCACCCAATACTTCCGAGATGCCTCCAAGTCTCGCTAATATGCTTCTTATACGGACTCATCTTCGTGATAGGCAGTTACATGAACGATTGAAAAATGATTTGGtagaaaatatttggaacaagTTTGGTAATGATGAAGATGAATAA
- the LOC103855322 gene encoding uncharacterized protein LOC103855322 isoform X3, whose translation MIFLAGFEMEEELRDKKAQKEYYNMIDFVANAQQGIPKICPCGSITKETVDEDDTYDYLPGKRYFICKDFENDGLHFRQPWVTAIHEEVERLKERYHEQAKLLRECQALKDQVRMLQDEVRMLLMRVAELERAL comes from the exons ATGATTTTCCTTGCAGGTTTTGAAATGGAGGAAGAACTTCGAGATAAGAAAGCACAGAAAGAGTACTACAACATGATCGATTTTGTTGCAAATGCGCAACAGGGGATTCCCAAAATTTGCCCCTGTGGATCAATCACGAAAGAAACCGTTGATGAAGATGATACGTACGACTACCTCCCGGGAAAAAGATACTTTATCTGCAAAGACTTTGAG AATGATGGGCTGCATTTCAGGCAACCATGGGTTACGGCTATTCATGAAGAAGTTGAGAGGCTCAAAGAACGGTATCACGAGCAAGCGAAGCTTCTGAGAGAGTGCCAGGCACTTAAG GACCAGGTGAGAATGCTGCAGGACGAGGTGAGAATGCTGCTTATGCGTGTGGCTGAACTCGAGAGAGCCCTCTGA
- the LOC103855322 gene encoding uncharacterized protein LOC103855322 isoform X1, which produces MIFLAGFEMEEELRDKKAQKEYYNMIDFVANAQQGIPKICPCGSITKETVDEDDTYDYLPGKRYFICKDFEVCTVINLVIFMVHILTNVYLFLQNDGLHFRQPWVTAIHEEVERLKERYHEQAKLLRECQALKDQVRMLQDEVRMLLMRVAELERAL; this is translated from the exons ATGATTTTCCTTGCAGGTTTTGAAATGGAGGAAGAACTTCGAGATAAGAAAGCACAGAAAGAGTACTACAACATGATCGATTTTGTTGCAAATGCGCAACAGGGGATTCCCAAAATTTGCCCCTGTGGATCAATCACGAAAGAAACCGTTGATGAAGATGATACGTACGACTACCTCCCGGGAAAAAGATACTTTATCTGCAAAGACTTTGAGGTATGTACTGTAATTAATCTGgttatttttatggttcatattCTGACAaatgtttatctttttttgCAGAATGATGGGCTGCATTTCAGGCAACCATGGGTTACGGCTATTCATGAAGAAGTTGAGAGGCTCAAAGAACGGTATCACGAGCAAGCGAAGCTTCTGAGAGAGTGCCAGGCACTTAAG GACCAGGTGAGAATGCTGCAGGACGAGGTGAGAATGCTGCTTATGCGTGTGGCTGAACTCGAGAGAGCCCTCTGA
- the LOC103855322 gene encoding uncharacterized protein LOC103855322 isoform X4, with product MEEELRDKKAQKEYYNMIDFVANAQQGIPKICPCGSITKETVDEDDTYDYLPGKRYFICKDFENDGLHFRQPWVTAIHEEVERLKERYHEQAKLLRECQALKDQVRMLQDEVRMLLMRVAELERAL from the exons ATGGAGGAAGAACTTCGAGATAAGAAAGCACAGAAAGAGTACTACAACATGATCGATTTTGTTGCAAATGCGCAACAGGGGATTCCCAAAATTTGCCCCTGTGGATCAATCACGAAAGAAACCGTTGATGAAGATGATACGTACGACTACCTCCCGGGAAAAAGATACTTTATCTGCAAAGACTTTGAG AATGATGGGCTGCATTTCAGGCAACCATGGGTTACGGCTATTCATGAAGAAGTTGAGAGGCTCAAAGAACGGTATCACGAGCAAGCGAAGCTTCTGAGAGAGTGCCAGGCACTTAAG GACCAGGTGAGAATGCTGCAGGACGAGGTGAGAATGCTGCTTATGCGTGTGGCTGAACTCGAGAGAGCCCTCTGA
- the LOC103855322 gene encoding uncharacterized protein LOC103855322 isoform X2 — MEEELRDKKAQKEYYNMIDFVANAQQGIPKICPCGSITKETVDEDDTYDYLPGKRYFICKDFEVCTVINLVIFMVHILTNVYLFLQNDGLHFRQPWVTAIHEEVERLKERYHEQAKLLRECQALKDQVRMLQDEVRMLLMRVAELERAL, encoded by the exons ATGGAGGAAGAACTTCGAGATAAGAAAGCACAGAAAGAGTACTACAACATGATCGATTTTGTTGCAAATGCGCAACAGGGGATTCCCAAAATTTGCCCCTGTGGATCAATCACGAAAGAAACCGTTGATGAAGATGATACGTACGACTACCTCCCGGGAAAAAGATACTTTATCTGCAAAGACTTTGAGGTATGTACTGTAATTAATCTGgttatttttatggttcatattCTGACAaatgtttatctttttttgCAGAATGATGGGCTGCATTTCAGGCAACCATGGGTTACGGCTATTCATGAAGAAGTTGAGAGGCTCAAAGAACGGTATCACGAGCAAGCGAAGCTTCTGAGAGAGTGCCAGGCACTTAAG GACCAGGTGAGAATGCTGCAGGACGAGGTGAGAATGCTGCTTATGCGTGTGGCTGAACTCGAGAGAGCCCTCTGA
- the LOC103855377 gene encoding glutathione S-transferase T3-like — MENSTCFVNLLASQGCVELDSSEPLCSDESTVKERKKWTPKEDIILIGAWLNTSKDPIVGNEQKAGKFWQRIVEYYNCSPQLVGTTPRELGQCKQRWARINDLVCKFSGCYEMALREQRSGQNDNDVMKAALDIFYNDHGSKFNLEHAWRELRHDVKWCSTYLEKESGREKRKAVASDAQGSFAEPEERPIGVKAAKAGSKKKKSGKEEELGKIEGLLALKKEISRQNVLESLLAKTEPLDDMELALKMKLMSEMM; from the coding sequence ATGGAAAACTCCACTTGCTTTGTAAACCTTTTAGCTAGCCAAGGGTGTGTTGAGCTTGACTCATCGGAACCCCTTTGTTCCGATGAGTCTACTGTCAAAGAGAGGAAGAAATGGACACCAAAGGAGGATATAATCCTCATTGGTGCTTGGCTCAACACCAGCAAAGACCCTATAGTCGGGAATGAACAAAAAGCTGGTAAGTTCTGGCAGAGGATTGTAGAGTACTACAACTGCAGTCCTCAGCTGGTTGGGACAACCCCAAGAGAACTTGGGCAATGCAAGCAAAGATGGGCTAGGATCAATGATTTGGTGTGTAAATTTTCGGGCTGCTACGAGATGGCATTGAGGGAGCAGAGAAGCGGGCAAAATGACAACGATGTGATGAAGGCTGCTTTGGATATCTTCTACAATGATCACGGCAGTAAGTTCAACTTGGAACATGCGTGGAGGGAGCTTCGACATGATGTGAAATGGTGCTCCACCTATCTCGAGAAGGAGAGCGGTCGGGAGAAGCGCAAAGCAGTTGCTTCTGATGCTCAAGGGTCATTCGCGGAGCCAGAAGAAAGACCCATAGGAGTTAAGGCAGCTAAGGCTGgtagcaagaagaagaaaagtggaaaagaagaagaattgggAAAGATAGAAGGACTGTTGGCGCTCAAAAAAGAAATCTCTAGACAGAATGTGCTAGAGAGTTTACTTGCAAAGACTGAGCCACTAGATGACATGGAATTAGCTCTGAAAATGAAACTTATGTCTGAAATGATGTGA